In Penaeus monodon isolate SGIC_2016 chromosome 26, NSTDA_Pmon_1, whole genome shotgun sequence, the following are encoded in one genomic region:
- the LOC119589915 gene encoding LOW QUALITY PROTEIN: uncharacterized protein LOC119589915 (The sequence of the model RefSeq protein was modified relative to this genomic sequence to represent the inferred CDS: deleted 2 bases in 2 codons; substituted 1 base at 1 genomic stop codon), with protein MGSEDAPVPRGFGILGANTVRILMGTLITFIAVVLVSLVGFWYQGCPKGGFRCRDGACLPRNMWCDNVTDCLDGEDESAENCLLPPGPSPELIMDLLDSMKKCDLCVCPLWSSLANCETEPMDNTSMSECKTGSDVLPRSFPRPFVRRDRQLTSPNAHISPHAPPVGDFADKKEYKLSRSSVGRLRAGPPAGPRRRRAHPEGELGLKSTWKFDLRRVMHFNSFRSFSDVAQEYSHIKEHGERVSKATWGNSNVRAVRKIINRLRRTRKYTTEDTATAHKRISYSSACGGSFVDTGFSDGIARDKTSARFRISGAGPPGNLASHPFPANTGLSSNIDLNKATHADLGSAGMGRVSKTASHVDLKRDITKQQNKQKIKKNETGLAGKPTHGSVGFDLAGGPCKPRSSLCRPKKRERRYLSSGVPQMGHGHGGGRSNRKPFPPKRLEGGQYNILLRRGQGTAPPPQKDLEGQLILNMRRVEHHNETRSAYDVEEAVDPEINDCFCEYSSQLKCLGERITKIPSRIVGNVTWFIVRMSSVQNLDVEVMAQYPSLRIMSLEENHLTSIPRGVFSQQNVLKHLYMSKNNIKNLYKDSCQGLRSLLTFFLDKNSLEIVELSCFVHTPALITLNLAYNGLSLQQQSFPPLPNLLHVFLHDNKITNIDNLFTNITSITTLQLNNNRIRTIQSQAFSTLKHLRSVDLSGNPLTAVQDIFTGLKALRVLNLMDLELKDIDERHFLEMDELKLAYFKTFRYCSYVPRVLQCLPSTDGVSNGRDMMGWVVLRVAVWVVAALTLAGNLAVIGCRAISKEDNKILKLFIKNLAAADLLMGVYLVILGVKDLKTRGSFRAEALAWASSFTCTFTGILGLVSSEASVFILTFMSLERYLFIRQPLEARTLSERSARVCLFFIWLMSIFLAVFPAIWIKSFYESGAMCIPLHVTEPYLAGWQYSAFIFLGINTLSMAVILGAYAGLFFNIMVTRTSTPVSGGESQFALRFFFIVITNCVCWLPIACVKAAALANIEVHSGVYAWLVVLVLPINSAINPILYTFSTSKFQSQLSAVLIVFRTARNRQDSATDTDVLRYSSSRSWGSAAQYIVNHAHLPPLHAHNGSPNGAVTLPREKADHRASVSGVCKKRSIGDSSYVLKDPSAKDAPSSNGKVSPEKDSSPGPYLTLSAKVSQVKPSSAADVSTSPSSRGRQPLLKLELEGGPTPPSLEADRRDAKEEHTSSDGQESKDTRLAAHLSSHENPRPQERTSPSESQNVQATPVHIGYCATSSSDNQTADALRLNVTLCYNSDSTKSPHRTGPSGVRRSVDSKYSLPPSSIKTSSATHTVTGTDXTPYHSPLPTVTSFTPLPRSSPRSEISSSVFASCDWLSDSL; from the exons GTTGTCCAAAAGGAGGATTTCGGTGTCGAGACGGAGCGTGTCTTCCGAGGAACATGTGGTGTGACAACGTGACAGATTGCCTTGACGGTGAAGACGAGAGTGCCGAGAATTGCT tGTTGCCTCCAGGCCCGAGTCCTGAGCTCATAATGGATCTCCTCGATAGCATGAAAAAGTGCG ACCTGTGCGTGTGTCCGCTCTGGAGCAGCTTAGCGAACTGTGAGACGGAGCCAATGGATAACACGAGCATGAGCGAGTGTAAGACAGGGAGCGACGTCCTCCCGCGCTCCTTCCCCCGGCCCTTCGTCAGGAGGGACCGCCAGTTGACTTCCCCGAATGCCCATATTAGTCCCCACGCCCCTCCTGTGGGAGACTTTGCCGATAAGAAGGAATACAAATTGTCGAGAAGCAGCGTGGGTCGACTTCGTGCAGGTCCTCCCGCTGGGCCGCGTCGCAGGAGAGCCCATCCTGAAGGGGAGCTAGGCCTCAAAAGTACCTGGAAATTCGATCTACGCCGAGTGATGCATTTCAATTCATTCCGTTCGTTCAGTGATGTGGCGCAAGAATACAGTCACATTAAAGAGCATGGTGAAAGAGTGAGCAAAGCCACATGGGGGAATTCGAACGTTCGTGCAGTGAGGAAAATTATTAATCGGCTGAGGAGGACTAGGAAATACACGACTGAGGACACAGCCACTGCTCATAAACGTATCTCATATTCATCCGCGTGTGGCGGTTCCTTCGTGGACACAGGATTTAGCGACGGTATTGCACGGGACAAAACTAGCGCAAGA TTCCGCATTTCTGGCGCAGGGCCTCCTGGAAACCTTGCTTCTCACCCCTTTCCAGCGAACACAGGCCTATCCAGTAACATCGACTTGAACAAAGCCACCCATGCAGATTTAGGTTCCGCAGGTATGGGCAGAGTGAGCAAAACCGCTTCACATGTAGACCTCAAGAGGGATataaccaaacaacaaaacaaacagaagattaagaagaacGAGACCGGGTTAGCGGGAAAACCGACGCATGGCAGTGTGGGATTTGACCTAGCTGGCGGCCCATGCAAACCGAGGTCAAGTCTCTGTCGgccgaagaaaagagaaaggcgatACCTCAGCTCGGGCGTGCCCCAGATGGGTCATGGGCACGGAGGCGGTCGCAGCAATCGGAAACCATTTCCCCCAAAACGCCTCGAGGGTGGACAGTACAACATACTGCTGCGTCGGGGCCAAGGGACTGCCCCGCCGCCCCAGAAGGACTTGGAGGGCCAGCTGATCCTCAACATGAGAAGAGTCGAACACCACAACGAGACCCGAAGTGCCTACGACGTCGAGGAAGCGGTCGACCCCGAGATCAACGACTGCTTCTGCGAGTATAGTTCCCAGCTGAAGTGTCTGGGGGAACGGATCACCAAAATCCCCAGCAGAATCGTGGGAAATGTCACTTGGTT CATCGTCAGGATGAGTTCGGTCCAGAATCTCGACGTCGAAGTGATGGCTCAGTACCCAAGTCTCAGAATTAT GTCTTTGGAAGAAAATCACCTGACCTCCATCCCTAGAGGCGTTTTCTCTCAACAGAATGTACTGAAACACCT ATACATGtccaaaaacaacataaaaaatctcTACAAGGACAGCTGTCAAGGTCTACGAAGTTTATTGACATTTTTCCTTGACAAAAACAGTCTGGAGATTGTAGAACTGTCCTGCTTCGTCCACACGCCTGCCCTCATTACACT AAACCTGGCTTACAACGGTCTCTCTCTCCAGCAGCAAAGCTTCCCTCCGCTGCCTAACCTGCTCCACGT gTTCCTTCacgacaataaaataacaaatatcgaCAACTTGTTCACcaacataacatcaataacaacttT ACAGCTAAACAACAACAGAATCCGAACGATTCAAAGCCAGGCCTTCAGTACTCTCAAACATCTGCGGTccgt GGATTTGTCCGGAAATCCACTGACGGCGGTCCAGGATATTTTCACGGGTCTGAAGGCTCTGCGTGTCCT GAACCTGATGGACCTCGAGCTGAAGGACATCGACGAGCGCCACTTTTTGGAAATGGACGAACTGAAACTAGC GTATTTCAAAACTTTTCGCTACTGCAGCTACGTGCCGCGTGTCCTTCAGTGTCTCCCAAGCACAGACG gCGTCTCGAACGGGCGTGACATGATGGGTTGGGTCGTCCTCCGGGTGGCAGTGTGGGTCGTCGCCGCCCTCACCCTCGCCGGCAACTTGGCTGTGATTGGCTGCCGCGCCATCTCGAAGGAGGACAACAAGATACTGAAGCTCTTTATCAAAAATCTGGCAG CCGCCGACCTGCTGATGGGCGTGTACCTGGTGATCCTGGGCGTGAAGGACCTCAAGACGCGGGGATCCTTCCGGGCGGAGGCGCTGGCGTGGGCGTCCTCCTTCACCTGCACCTTCACCGGGATCCTTGGGCTTGTGTCGTctgag GCATCAGTGTTCATCCTCACCTTTATGTCTCTGGAGCGTTATTTGTTCATCCGGCAGCCTCTCGAAGCCCGCACGCTGTCGGAGAGATCGGCTCGAGTCTGTCTGTTCTTCATCTGGCTGATGTCCATATTCCTGGCCGTCTTCCCCG CAATCTGGATCAAAAGTTTCTACGAGAGCGGCGCCATGTGCATACCTCTCCACGTGACGGAGCCTTATCTGGCGGGGTGGCAATATTCTGCTTTTATCTTCTTGGGCATCAACACGCTCAG cATGGCCGTGATCCTGGGCGCCTACGCTGGCCTCTTCTTCAACATCATGGTGACCCGGACGTCGACGCCTGTCTCTGGCGGCGAGTCCCAGTTCGCGCTGcgcttcttcttcatcgtcatcaccaaCTGCGTGTGTTGGCTCCCCATTGCGTGCGTCAAGGCGGCTGCGCTGGCTAACATCGAGGTCCATT CTGGAGTGTACGCCTGGCTCGTGGTCCTCGTCCTGCCCATCAACTCGGCCATAAATCCGATTCTGTACACTTTCTCGACGTCGAAGTTCCAGAGTCAGCTGTCGGCCGTCCTCATCGTTTTCCGCACGGCCCGTAACAGGCAAGATTCGG CAACAGACACGGACGTCCTTCGGTACTCCTCGAGCCGCAGCTGGGGTAGTGCGGCGCAGTACATCGTCAACCACGCCCACCTGCCTCCGCTACACGCCCACAACGGCTCGCCGAACGGTGCTGTGACTCTTCCTCGCGAGAAGGCGGACCACCGAGCTTCCGTCAGCGGGGTTTGCAAGAAGAGGTCGATAGGTGACAGCAGCTACGTTCTCAAGGATCCTTCGGCCAAAGACGCCCCCTCCTCCAACGGGAAAGTGTCTCCCGAGAAGGACTCGAGCCCTGGTCCGTACCTCACTCTCAGCGCGAAAGTGAGTCAGGTGAAGCCCTCGTCTGCGGCAGACGTCAGCACAAGTCCCAGCTCCAGAGGTCGCCAGCCCCTCTTAAAACTAGAACTTGAAGGAGGGCCAACTCCTCCAAGTCTCGAGGCCGACCGCCGAGACGCGAAGGAAGAACACACCTCGTCAGATGGACAAGAATCCAAAGATACTCGTCTCGCGGCCCACCTCTCCAGCCACGAAAACCCACGACCCCAGGAGCGTACCTCGCCATCGGAATCTCAGAACGTCCAGGCAACGCCCGTTCACATCGGCTACTGCGCCACATCGTCCTCAGATAACCAAACCGCCGACGCCCTGCGTTTAAATGTGACACTTTGCTACAACTCGGACTCCACGAAGTCTCCACATCGCACGGGTCCTTCAGGAGTCAGACGCAGCGTGGACTCTAAGTATTCCCTTCCACCGTCAAGTATCAAGACTTCGAGTGCCACCCACACAGTGACAGGGACTGACTAAACACCA TATCATTCTCCTCTACCTACTGTGACGTCATTCACGCCCCTTCCAAGGAGTTCACCCAGATCGGAAATTTCTTCTTCGGTTTTCGCGTCCTGTGATTGGCTGTCAGACTCGCTTTGA
- the LOC119589914 gene encoding PE-PGRS family protein PE_PGRS17-like has translation MGVCGRVAAFLALLVLVHADSDAGYAFPTPGGGAAFGNGLGAGAGFGAGAGAGAGAGFGAGAGAGAGFGAGAGAGAGFGAGAGAGFGGGAGFGPSGPSCPYVTSYVTEHRTRVQEVPSYETVYKDGYDVQTVHVPVVSTIVQTQKETRYVPEYVTTTSYDNIIETVHDRQTDYVTNFDSVTITNAQYVPNTVTVTSISTVLSVQVQYATVVETEYVQQPVVQTSTNYKVEYENQIVPRYVTDVTTVKTYTTACPYGL, from the exons aTGGGCGTGTGTGGACGTGTCGCTGCCTTCCTGGCCTTGTTGGTCTTGGTCCACGCGGACTCGGATGCGGGCTACGCCTTCCCTACTCCTGGCGGCGGCGCGGCCTTCGGAAATGGGCTGGGCGCTGGAGCAGGATTCGGAGCTGGAGCTGGAGCTGGAGCTGGAGCAGGATTCGGAGCTGGAGCTGGAGCAGGAGCAGGATTCGGAGCTGGAGCTGGAGCAGGAGCAGGATTCGGAGCTGGAGCTGGAGCAGGATTCGGAGGTGGTGCTGGATTCGGACCTTCTGGACCTTCCTGCCCCTACGTGACCTCCTACGTCACGGAACACCGCACCCGAGTGCAGGAG GTCCCCTCTTACGAAACGGTCTACAAGGACGGCTATGACGTGCAGACCGTGCACGTCCCCGTCGTGAGCACCATCGTCCAGACGCAGAAGGAGACGAGGTACGTCCCCGAGTACGTCACCACCACCAGCTACGACAACATCATCGAGACCGTGCACGACCGCCAGACTGATTACGTGACCAACTTCGACTCGGTCACCATCACCAACGCCCAGTACGTGCCCAACACCGTCACCGTGACCTCCATCTCCACCGTCCTGTCCGTCCAGGTGCAGTACGCCACGGTGGTCGAGACCGAGTACGTGCAGCAGCCCGTCGTGCAGACATCGACCAACTACAAGGTCGAGTACGAAAACCAGATCGTCCCTCGCTACGTGACCGACGTGACGACCGTCAAGACCTACACGACAGCCTGCCCCTACGGACTCTAA